A section of the Spirosoma pollinicola genome encodes:
- a CDS encoding transposase gives MVSQLKVPLNEQKRFGDKALTTQLGQHCSNSLKALLSDLKGVEKAIKQLITDDPTLKALFELVTSIPGVGQVVATELILASDEFKAINDPKKLACHAGVAPFEHSSGSSVRGKTRVNHHARKSLKTLLHMAAMSALQIPGELQEYYQRKVAQGKNKMLVINALRNKLIHRVYAVVKRGKKYDKNHTLTLV, from the coding sequence ATGGTCAGCCAGTTGAAAGTGCCCCTGAATGAGCAAAAACGATTTGGCGACAAAGCCCTGACAACCCAACTAGGTCAGCATTGCAGCAACTCACTGAAGGCGTTACTGAGTGATCTAAAAGGGGTTGAAAAGGCGATCAAACAGCTTATTACTGACGATCCTACTTTGAAAGCACTCTTTGAGTTAGTGACTTCTATCCCCGGTGTTGGTCAAGTCGTGGCCACGGAATTAATCCTGGCCAGTGATGAGTTCAAAGCCATTAATGATCCCAAAAAACTAGCTTGCCATGCTGGTGTAGCTCCTTTTGAACACTCTTCAGGCAGTAGTGTGCGGGGCAAAACCCGCGTGAATCACCATGCCCGAAAATCACTTAAAACATTACTTCATATGGCAGCTATGTCGGCTCTTCAGATACCCGGTGAATTACAGGAGTATTATCAGCGAAAGGTAGCTCAAGGCAAAAATAAGATGCTGGTCATCAATGCATTAAGAAATAAACTCATCCATCGGGTCTATGCGGTGGTCAAGCGGGGTAAAAAATATGACAAAAATCATACGCTCACCCTTGTTTGA